A section of the Macadamia integrifolia cultivar HAES 741 chromosome 9, SCU_Mint_v3, whole genome shotgun sequence genome encodes:
- the LOC122088977 gene encoding aspartic proteinase CDR1-like yields MASYISSCSPSPALVIVFFSIYLSTFSQAEAGHGNGGFSVDLIHWDSILSPSYDPSVTHFERLQNAFRRSVSRVNYFKQSLISPSQVSTTVSTVGGIYLMEISFGTPPVSNLAIADTGSDLIWIQCKPCVPCYKQNAPLFDPTKSSTYKNISCHTQECDLVGKKKCSSEGSCGYSYGYGDKSFTNGYLATETFTLGSTSSSSVSLPKKIFGCGNYNQGNYKNNGSGLVGLGGGPLSLISQMKLSIGGKFSYCLVPIGDTNARSKLNFGSDAVVSGDGVVSTPLVSKNLVTFYYVTLEGISVGNKRLAFKTKYSRKANAVEGNIILDSGTTLTYLPSDFYNNLVSELKKSINAATVADPIGELGLCYKVGTDINVPITAHFTGADVQLKTLNAFIQVSEDVVCITFEPVEDDIAIIGNIAQNDFLIGYDLEARKVYFKPTDCTRQ; encoded by the coding sequence ATGGCTTCTTATATTAGTTCTTGTTCACCCTCACCTGCTCTAGTCATAGTCTTCTTCTCCATTTACCTTTCCACCTTTTCCCAAGCTGAAGCTGGTCATGGTAATGGTGGGTTCAGTGTCGATCTTATCCACTGGGATTCAATACTCTCTCCTTCTTATGACCCGTCGGTGACTCATTTCGAGCGTCTACAGAATGCCTTCCGTCGATCAGTGTCCCGTGTCAATTATTTCAAGCAGTCCTTAATCTCTCCATCTCAAGTTTCGACGACGGTTTCAACTGTCGGTGGAATATATCTCATGGAAATATCATTTGGTACACCACCTGTGTCAAACCTTGCAATTGCTGATACAGGTAGTGATCTTATATGGATACAATGCAAGCCTTGTGTACCATGTTACAAACAAAATGCTCCCCTATTTGATCCTACCAAATCATCAACCTATAAAAACATATCATGCCACACACAAGAATGTGAtttggtaggaaaaaaaaaatgttcatctGAAGGTTCTTGTGGGTACTCTTATGGTTATGGAGACAAATCATTCACTAATGGTTATCTTGCTACTGAGACATTCACATTGGGTTCCACTAGTAGTAGTTCAGTCTCCTTACCAAAGAAAATCTTTGGTTGTGGAAATTACAATCAAGGCAACTATAAGAACAACGGAAGTGGTTTAGTTGGCCTAGGAGGTGGTCCTCTATCACTGATTTCACAAATGAAATTATCTATTGGTGGTAAATTCTCCTACTGCTTGGTTCCTATAGGCGATACTAATGCCAGGAGCAAATTGAATTTTGGTAGTGATGCTGTGGTCTCCGGTGATGGTGTTGTTTCGACTCCGTTAGTGTCGAAAAATCTGGTTACTTTCTACTATGTGACCCTTGAAGGAATTAGTGTTGGAAATAAGAGATTGGCCTTCAAGACGAAGTACTCAAGGAAGGCTAATGCTGTCGAGGGAAACATTATCCTTGATTCAGGAACAACATTGACATATCTCCCTTCTGATTTCTATAATAATCTTGTATCGGAATTGAAAAAATCAATTAATGCTGCAACTGTTGCTGACCCTATAGGGGAACTTGGCTTATGCTACAAAGTAGGTACTGATATCAATGTTCCAATCACTGCCCATTTTACTGGTGCAGATGTACAGTTGAAAACCCTGAATGCTTTTATTCAGGTAAGTGAAGACGTTGTTTGCATTACCTTTGAACCTGTTGAAGATGATATTGCTATAATTGGGAATATAgctcaaaatgattttttgattggCTATGATCTTGAAGCAAGGAAGGTCTACTTCAAGCCAACTGACTGCACGAGGCAATAG